Below is a genomic region from Ancylomarina subtilis.
TTTTTGTTATTTATTTTATAAATCCTCCAATTAAAACACGATGAAAGCGAAAGTTAGTATTATCATGGGAAGCACTTCTGATCTTCCGGTTATGGAAAAAGCAGCCCAAATTCTGAACGATTTTAAGATTCCCTTCGAAATAAATGCCCTATCAGCACACCGTACACCTGAAGAAGTGGAAGTTTTTGCCAAAGGTGCTATGGATAATGGAATTAAAGTCATTATCGCCGGAGCCGGTATGGCTGCTCATCTTCCTGGCGTAATTGCTGCCATGACTCCACTTCCTGTTATTGGTGTACCAATTAAAGCGAGTCTTGACGGCATGGATGCTTTACTTGCGATTGCTCAAATGCCTCCGGGAATCCCTGTTGCAACCGTAGCAATTAA
It encodes:
- the purE gene encoding 5-(carboxyamino)imidazole ribonucleotide mutase, whose amino-acid sequence is MKAKVSIIMGSTSDLPVMEKAAQILNDFKIPFEINALSAHRTPEEVEVFAKGAMDNGIKVIIAGAGMAAHLPGVIAAMTPLPVIGVPIKASLDGMDALLAIAQMPPGIPVATVAINGAMNAGILAAQIIASGDEDLQKQVIAYKESLKDKIVKANEDLATVKYEYRV